A window from Bacteroidota bacterium encodes these proteins:
- the pstB gene encoding phosphate ABC transporter ATP-binding protein PstB, whose product MLKLEAKSVNAYYGETQALYGVNMGIDRNSVTALIGPSGCGKSTFIRLLNRMNDLIDGARMEGDILLDGQSIYGKEVDPVVLRKRVGMVFQKPNPFPKSIFENVAYGLRINDIRNKNYIQEQVEKALHLAALWDEVKDNLKKSALELSGGQQQRLCIARALAVEPSVLLMDEPTSALDPISTAKIEQLIDQLKNEFTIVIVTHNMQQAARVSDKTAFFNLGRVVEFGNTKQIFTNPQQAQTQNYITGRFG is encoded by the coding sequence ATGCTGAAGCTGGAAGCCAAAAGCGTAAACGCCTACTATGGCGAGACCCAAGCCCTGTATGGCGTGAACATGGGGATAGACCGCAATAGCGTAACCGCGCTCATAGGCCCCTCGGGCTGCGGAAAAAGCACCTTCATCCGGCTACTGAACCGGATGAACGACCTGATAGACGGTGCCCGCATGGAGGGAGACATCCTGCTGGATGGCCAGAGCATCTATGGCAAAGAGGTAGACCCCGTGGTGCTGCGCAAACGGGTAGGCATGGTGTTTCAGAAGCCAAACCCCTTCCCGAAATCTATCTTCGAAAATGTAGCCTATGGCCTGCGCATCAATGATATCCGGAACAAGAACTACATCCAGGAACAGGTGGAAAAAGCGCTGCACCTGGCAGCCCTGTGGGACGAGGTAAAGGATAACCTGAAAAAAAGCGCCCTCGAGCTATCGGGCGGGCAGCAGCAGCGCCTCTGCATAGCCCGTGCCCTGGCCGTAGAGCCATCGGTGCTGCTAATGGACGAACCGACTAGTGCGCTAGACCCCATCAGCACTGCCAAGATTGAGCAACTAATCGATCAACTAAAGAATGAATTCACCATTGTGATCGTTACACACAACATGCAGCAGGCCGCCCGCGTAAGTGATAAAACAGCCTTCTTCAACCTGGGCAGGGTGGTAGAGTTTGGCAACACCAAGCAGATATTCACAAACCCCCAGCAGGCACAAACCCAGAACTACATAACTGGCCGCTTTGGCTAA